In Helianthus annuus cultivar XRQ/B chromosome 9, HanXRQr2.0-SUNRISE, whole genome shotgun sequence, the following are encoded in one genomic region:
- the LOC110880033 gene encoding uncharacterized protein LOC110880033, which translates to MDSVNELEQQLKEAGENLALPPSSFNHLLDLLDKTKQLLTRVGQAPSVSMQRALVPPMGALIADELIKHSDIDVRISVAACLCEVARITAPEQSYKDEVMKEIFRLNVMAFEQLGDVTGRSYYKVIHILQSVAKVKSCLLMLDLECDALVLEMFEQFLTKIRISHPHTVFSDVETIMTLIIEESDEVATKLLSLLISHVKQENQFVSPASWKLAEKVLRNCKDTLKPYHETIRKLVKSKFDDYAEVVALLCQFAYESEHVVTRSTLRTNSTHKRDTITLDNGRSMKKQKYIDKTQFKGKELDTPKRGRPKKNKNNINLDISREDTRRTRFQDKRQSSNTKGNIKNSGSSDKGSGGKDIPKKWGEDLVGHRIKVWWPLDEMYYKGVVFSYDPRDDKHRVLYADGDEEVLDLHNEKWKMLDEISPDQLHGKVTRNPESSPTQEDNSNSPKSPPPSDANQKDNLVLALAVSDGLTSTEQTIDNVEKNGESDPSGELPEKSLLEMSETTQRLEKPTI; encoded by the exons ATGGATTCCGTTAACGAGCTGGAGCAACAGCTTAAAGAAGCCGGAGAAAACCTTGCACTTCCCCCTTCTTCCTTCAATCACCTTCTAGACCTCCTTGAT AAAACCAAGCAATTGTTGACGCGTGTGGGTCAAGCACCGTCCGTCTCGATGCAAAGAGCACTTGTGCCTCCAATGGGAGCCCTAATTGCTGATGAACTGATAAAGCATTCAGATATAGATGTTAGAATATCAGTGGCGGCGTGTCTTTGTGAAGTAGCTAGAATAACTGCACCGGAACAGTCTTATAAGGATGAAGTTATGAAG GAAATCTTCCGGTTAAATGTGATGGCGTTTGAGCAGTTGGGAGACGTGACCGGTCGAAGTTATTATAAAGTTATTCATATTCTTCAGTCTGTTGCTAAAGTTAAGTCATGCTTGTTGATGCTGGATTTGGAGTGTGATGCATTGGTACTTGAAATGTTTGAGCAGTTTTTAACTAAAATTAG GATATCTCACCCTCACACAGTATTCTCAGACGTTGAAACTATCATGACGTTGATCATTGAAGAAAGTGACGAAGTTGCCACCAAGCTTTTATCCCTTCTAATTTCTCATGTTAAACAAGAAAATCAG TTTGTTTCCCCTGCTTCTTGGAAATTAGCAGAAAAGGTCTTGAGAAACTGTAAGGATACGCTTAAACCCTATCATGAAACAATAAGGAAACTCGTAAAATCAAAATTTGATGATTATGCTGAAGTGGTCGCTCTCTTATGCCAATTTGCCTATGAAAGTGAACACGTG GTAACCAGATCAACCCTAAGAACCAACAGTACTCACAAGAGGGATACTATTACTTTAGACAATGGTAGATCCATGAAGAAGCAAAAGTATATCGATAAAACTCAGTTTAAGGGAAAAGAACTAGACACTCCCAAACGGGGCCGACCAAAGAAAAATAAGAACAATATAAATCTGGATATCTCACGTGAAGATACAAGAAGAACTAGATTTCAGGACAAAAGGCAGTCGAGTAACACCAAGGGCAATATCAAGAATTCCGGTTCTTCTGATAAGGGTTCTGGTGGCAAG GATATTCCAAAGAAATGGGGTGAAGATTTGGTGGGCCATAGGATAAAAGTTTGGTGGCCGTTAGATGAAAT GTATTACAAAGGTGTTGTTTTTTCTTATGATCCTAGAGATGACAAGCACAGG GTATTATATGCAGATGGGGATGAAGAAGTGCTGGATCTACATAATGAAAAGTGGAAGATGCTTGATGAAATTTCACCTGATCAA CTACACGGAAAGGTTACGAGAAACCCAGAATCGTCACCAACTCAAGAAGATAACTCCAATTCACCAAAAAG CCCACCGCCTTCTGACGCTAATCAGAAGGATAATCTCGTTCTAGCACTTGCCGTTTCGGACGGGCTTACATCAACCGAACAGACAATTGATAATGTGGAGAAAAATGGCGAGTCTGACCCGAGTGGAGAATTGCCAGAAAAGAGTTTGCTTGAAATGAGTGAGACAACACAGAGACTGGAAAAACCGACAATATAG
- the LOC110880034 gene encoding 40S ribosomal protein S12, with the protein MAGEDGVVPVEAAAPAPALGEPMDTMTALQLVLRKSLAHGGLVRGLHEAAKVIEKHAALLCVLAEDCNQPDYQKLVKALCADHNVSLITVPSAKTLGEWAGLCKIDSEGKARKVVGCSCLVVKDYGEESEGLHIVQEYVKSH; encoded by the exons ATGGCTGG TGAAGATGGTGTTGTTCCAGTTGAGGCAGCTGCACCCGCACCTGCACTCGGTGAGCCAATGGACACTATGACTGCCTTGCAGCTTGTGCTTAGAAAATCACTGGCTCATGGTGGTCTTGTCAGGGGGCTTCATGAGGCTGCAAAAGTGATTGAGAAACATGCTGCACTACTTTGTGTCTTGGCCGAGGACTGTAACCAACCAGATTATCAAAAGTTAGTCAAAGCTCTTTGTGCTGACCACAACGTGAGCTTGATTACCGTTCCTAGTGCTAAGACCCTTGGCGAGTGGGCTGGT TTGTGCAAGATAGATTCGGAAGGCAAGGCAAGAAAGGTTGTTGGCTGCTCGTGCCTTGTTGTGAAG GATTATGGAGAGGAAAGTGAAGGTCTACACATTGTCCAGGAGTATGTCAAGTCTCACTAG
- the LOC110880035 gene encoding probable CCR4-associated factor 1 homolog 7 yields MSKADSIQIREVWNDNLEEEFEFIRLIVDDFPYVAMDTEFPGIVIRPVGNFKNTNDYHYQTLKDNVDMLKLIQLGLTFSDEQGNLPTFGSDTDTDTDNRHCIWQFNFREFNMKDDVYANDSVELLRESGIDFKKNNEKGIDVGRFGELLMSSGIVLNDSVYWVTFHSGYDFGYLLKVLTCRSLPDTQTGFFNLINMFFPTVYDIKHLMKFCNSLHGGLNKLAQLLEVERIGICHQAGSDSLLTSCTFRKLIENFFSGSLEKYAGVLYGLGVEN; encoded by the coding sequence ATGTCAAAAGCGGATTCGATTCAAATCCGAGAGGTGTGGAACGACAATCTGGAGGAAGAATTCGAATTCATTCGACTTATCGTTGATGATTTTCCATACGTAGCGATGGACACCGAGTTTCCAGGGATCGTTATTCGCCCCGTTGGTAATTTCAAAAACACCAATGATTATCATTACCAGACGTTGAAAGATAATGTGGATATGTTGAAATTGATTCAATTAGGATTAACCTTTTCTGATGAACAAGGGAATTTACCCACATTTGGATCCGATACAGATACAGATACAGATAATAGACATTGTATATGGCAATTCAATTTCCGGGAATTTAACATGAAAGATGATGTTTACGCGAACGATTCGGTCGAGCTTTTGAGAGAGAGCGGTATAGATTTTAAGAAGAACAACGAAAAGGGTATAGATGTTGGGAGATTCGGGGAGTTGTTAATGTCTTCCGGCATTGTGTTGAACGACAGTGTGTATTGGGTGACGTTTCACAGTGGGTATGATTTTGGTTATTTGTTGAAGGTTTTGACTTGCAGGAGTCTGCCCGATACACAAACCGGATTCTTTAATTTGATCAATATGTTTTTCCCGACCGTTTATGACATTAAGCATTTGATGAAGTTTTGTAACAGTCTTCATGGAGGATTGAACAAGCTTGCGCAGCTGTTGGAGGTGGAGAGAATTGGGATCTGTCATCAGGCGGGTTCGGATAGTTTGCTTACTTCGTGTACCTTCAGGAAGTTGATAGAGAATTTCTTTAGTGGTTCATTGGAGAAATATGCTGGTGTCTTGTATGGTTTGGGTGTTGAGAATTga
- the LOC110880036 gene encoding uncharacterized protein LOC110880036 — MENGDDWLAHDKLQHFILCFTITIIVSFLASRTKYSLLRRRSISIGCVLSLTAGAAKEFADELGFFKSAGGSVKDAVADIIGVLVAVIALNLWNSFCSRDRSVQFEQTPGYEMV; from the coding sequence ATGGAGAACGGTGACGATTGGCTAGCTCACGACAAGCTCCAACACTTCATTCTCTGCTTCACCATCACCATTATCGTCTCCTTCCTCGCATCCCGCACCAAATACTCTCTCCTACGTCGCCGCAGCATCTCCATAGGTTGCGTTCTCTCACTCACCGCCGGTGCCGCAAAAGAGTTCGCCGACGAGCTCGGCTTCTTCAAATCCGCCGGTGGTTCCGTCAAAGACGCCGTTGCTGACATCATCGGCGTTTTAGTTGCGGTGATTGCTCTCAATCTATGGAATTCATTTTGTTCTCGTGATAGATCTGTGCAGTTCGAGCAAACTCCAGGATATGAGATGGTTTGA
- the LOC110880037 gene encoding 60S ribosomal protein L7-1, which translates to MAEAESKPLDYVSEIVLKKRKNNEDWAIRRKEQLEQRVKRSKSDHFVIKKPEQFIREYRDRESDLIKMKYRAKQPIKTSDLSRSKLLFIMRIQGKSDMHPQTRKLLYALRLRRMFTGVFVKANDRILDILQKVEPYVTYGYPNLKSVNELIYKKGLAKINKQIYPLTDNNIIEQALGEHKIICVEDIVNEIANVGPHFKEVSNVLCPFTLNKPEKALQGKKKPFRDGGDSGNREDQINELISKMN; encoded by the exons ATGGCTGAAGCGGAATCAAAGCCTCTTGATTACGTATCAGAGATAGTTCTGAAGAAACGGAAAAACAACGAGGACTGGGCAATTAGAAGAAAAGAGCAGTTGGAACAACGGGTCAAGAGGTCAAAAAGTGATCATTTTGTTATAAAGAAGCCCGAACAGTTTATCAGAGAATACCGCGATAGG GAGTCTGATCTTATCAAAATGAAATATCGGGCAAAACAACCGATTAAAACATCTGATTTGTCCCGATCGAAGCTCCTTTTCATCATGCGTATTCAAGG TAAAAGCGACATGCATCCTCAGACAAGGAAACTTTTGTACGCTCTGAGACTGAGGCGAATGTTCACCGGTGTTTTTGTTAAAGCAAACGACAGAATATTAGATATCTTACAAAAAGTTGAACCGTATGTGACTTACGG GTATCCGAATCTCAAGAGTGTAAACGAGCTGATATACAAGAAGGGGCTGGCAAAAATTAACAAGCAGATATACCCTTTGACAGATAATAACATCATTGAACAG GCACTTGGTGAGCACAAGATTATATGCGTTGAAGATATCGTAAACGAGATTGCAAATGTAGGCCCACATTTCAAGGAAGTTAGCAACGTTTTGTGTCCTTTTACTCTGAACAAGCCTGAGAAGGCGCTGCAGGGTAAGAAAAAACCGTTCAGGGATGGGGGTGATTCTGGGAACCGTGAAGATCAAATAAATGAGTTGATTAGTAAGATGAACTGA
- the LOC110880038 gene encoding uncharacterized protein LOC110880038, whose product MMLLGRVGRRIGIVTSARFRSKCLSTNNSKHIIESNKNGESSNSLTHHDSYRDLDKLDFMTAAKILFTTPPKKKKFGLDFHLVQLFFVCLPSLAVYLVAQYARHEMKKMDAELEKRRIEESKKIKATEEEVLKSNPQLLEVKERLDSLERTVKEIVTESKNQRNMKVSEQKEDDTKQHVSSTAVEHSPNKQASDKQERQRDESQTATHRGSTSAEK is encoded by the exons ATGATGCTTCTGGGAAGGGTTGGTAGGCGAATAGGGATAGTAACATCTGCAAGATTCAGAAGCAAATGTTTATCCACAAACAACAGTAAACATATTATTGAATCAAACAAGAATGGAGAGAGTTCTAATAGTTTAACTCATCATGACTCGTATCGAGACCTCGATAAGCTTGATTTCATGACTGCTGCCAAGATTCTCTTCACCACTCCTCCGAAAAAGAAGAAATTCGG GCTTGATTTTCATCTGGTTCAGCTCTTCTTTGTTTGCTTGCCTTCACTCG CTGTTTATTTAGTTGCTCAATATGCTCGTCACGAAATGAAGAAAATGGATGCA gaACTAGAAAAGAGACGAATTGAAGAGTCCAAGAAGATAAAGGCAACCGAAGAAGAAGTACTAAAATCTAATCCACAATTATTGGAGGTAAAAGAGAGATTAGACAGCTTGGAAAGAACCGTCAAGGAGATTGTAACGGAATCCAAAAACCAAAGAAATATGAAAGTTTCAGAGCAAAAAGAAGATGACACAAAACAGCATGTAAGCAGCACTGCTGTTGAACACAGCCCGAACAAACAAGCTTCCGACAAACAAGAAAGACAACGGGATGAGAGTCAGACGGCTACACATCGCGGATCAACCAGTGCTGAGAAGTAA